The following DNA comes from Myxococcales bacterium.
TGGCAACGGTGTACACCATCGACGAATTCGTGCGAACGCCTGCTGACGTTGCTCTCGACCTCTCGCGTGTTCTGGAGGAGGAGGTGAAACGGCCGCGGCCGCAGAACAAGCGGGTCTGGGCCAGTCTGCGAAGAATACCTGCTGAGGTAATTTCCGAAGCCTTCGAGGAGGCTGCGTACCGTGACCCAAAGCGAGAAAAGCCGTGGGTGGCTTTAGTCGATGGGAACGCCACTCAGCTCGAGATCATCGAGCAGCAAGCCCGAGACCGCAAGGTCAAGGTCACGATCGTCATGGACATTATTCACGTGCTTGAATACCTGTGGAAAGCGGGCAATGCGTTCTGCGGCGAGGGCACCAAGGCGGCGCAGGACTGGGTGACCGAACGGCTTCTGCTGGTACTCCGAGGGCGCAGCAGCCTGGTCGCCGGCGGGATTCGTCGAAGTGCCACACGTCGAGGCCTACGTAAAAGTGATTCCCGCTGGCGAGCGGCCGACAGCTGCGCGAGATACCTCCCTCAACCACAAGGAATTCCTTCGCTACGACCAAGCGCTCGCAGCAGGGTTTCCAATTGCGACCGGCGTGATCGAAGGAGCCTGCCGTCACTTGATCAAGGACCGCATGGACATCACGGGCGCACGATGGTCACTGGACGGCGCGGAAGCCATACTGAGGCTTCGCTCTCTCCGAGCCAGTGGCGACTTCGACGACTACTGGTCTTTTCATGAGCGGTCGGAGCTCAGGCGGCATCACGAGAGTAGATATGCAGACGGCAAGGTGCCTTCCACAGAGATCCCGGCGCTCAAGGCTCGCGCCAGACGTAAACCACACCTCCGCATCGTCAAGTGAGTCGGCGAATTGTCGCCCGAAAAGAGCCGCACCCAAGCCGATAGGTAGATCAAAGGGTGCCTTGGGGTCGAGGGGGCAGGGGAAGGGGGGCAAGGAGGGTGGAAAAGATTGGCGGATTGGCCGAGGAAAGAGGACGGTGAGGGGGGCCTGTCGAACGATGATAACGGCGGCCAAGGAGGCGACGATCAGCCACTGGCGACGGGGGGCGAGGGCTGCCTTGCAGGATGCGGCAAAGGTGGTGGTTCTGAAGAATCGGTCTGGATCAGTTGCGGTTGCGCTTTGACCTTGGCCATCGCGTGTTTGTGACGGCGGGAAAGCAGCACGTGCGTTGGGGCACGCGCCGCTTTTGGATGCCCAACGATTTTCTGCACATCAGGCCGCACGACCCGCTGGACGTTTTCGACGCGCGCGCCGGCACCACGATAGTGAAACTTCATATGCCCGTTGAAGAGCTGGGCTGGAATTTTTACGCTTACGCGGTTACCGAGTCGGTCACCACCACGTCGAACCTGGGGGCGCTGGCGGGGGCTGCGCGTGGAGAATTCGTTCTTGGCGCGGCAGAGCTGGGTCTAAATTTAGGGACGATCTTGCAGGGCCATCAGGCGCCCAAACTGCAGGCCGACATTTCCACAGGGCTTGGCCCGTTCGATGTTTTTGCGGACGTGGCCTTGCGGCAAGGCAGCGAAATTGATCGCGTGCGCTACAAACTGAACGCCACGATTGGCCCACCACCCCAGCGACTGGCGCAGAGAATTGCGCTCATCTGATTGCCTAACGGCCTAACGTCGCCGTCGGGCAAAAACGTGGCGAACGGCAAGCTGCGGAAACGGAGACAACCTCAACTCACCGCCGCCGCCAGATTCTGCGGCTGCACCCGCCTGCTTTCCTTCAACGCCAAGCGACGCCTCGGCCTTCAGCCTAAGACCTCGCCAGGGGATGCCGATGCCGCAGTCCTGCGAATCTGGCGAAATCGCCGTCGCATGTTACGAGCTCGCAGCCATGCTCGATGGCAAGCGCCGCGTGGTAGGCATCGGCAACAAGTTTGCCGCGTGCCTTGGCTTGGGCGCAAAGGTCGGCAAAAATTCTCCAACTGCTTGCGCCGTGGGTGAGCGGGCGCGCGTGGGAACGGGACCGCAAGCGATCAATGAAGGCGATGGCGACTGAGGTATCCGTAGGAGCTTCCCAGATCTTGGGATTCGTCACAATCCTCACGAACCCGCTGGCTCCCAAGTCCGACAAAGCAAACGGCTCTGGGCCTCGGGCAAGGCCGATCAGCCATTGCGCGTATCGATCGTGTTCGGGGGACTCTGCGCGATGCGCGTAGATGAGGACGTTGACGTCAGGAATCAGCACGTTGCGACCTAGGTATGCGCAACGATTCGAGGTCCTCGTCTTCCTCGACCTGTGCGATGTCCACGGCGGATGGAAACCGTGCGCCAGGCCGCCCGCATACGATGAGCTCGAAAGGTGGCTCTGACTGACGAGAGGGCTCCCTCGTTACGTACGCTGCAACCGCCTCAGAGATGACGGATCCAAGCGTCCTGCTTTCGCGCTGAGCAAGAAGCTTCGCGCGCTCGAGCGCCGCGGGATCGATATCCACAGTCGTTCTCACCCTCCAAGAATGGCAGATGGAGCATCATGATGCAACACTTGATGCTTTGATGCTCAGAACGGCGATGGCATCGTGAACGAAGCCGCCACCATTACCCAATCCTCGGCGCCATGGGTCTGCGTACCACGCCGCCCGACTGGCGCCGGCCAGGGCCCTGCCCCAGCAGCCCGCGCTCGATTGTGGTATTTGACCTCCCGGCGGGGCTTGTATCAGCGAGCGTTGGCGCATCCAGGGCCGCTTGCTGCTTGCCCCAAATCCGCCGCATTTCGCCCATTTTCGCCCGGCGCTCCTCCCGCTTTCCCACCCTCAGGGATTCTGTTCAGGGGGACCTTCCCTGAAACATCAATGCCCGCGCGGCCATCTGGGGGCCCCTACCAGCCCCTGCCCTCGGCGTCATGCAACCCAGGGCGAGCGACCGTGGCTGCGCTCAACGGGGCCGACGACCGAGGCACGACATGCTTGTCGGCGTGCACGCTGGATTTTCGCGCGACTAGCCGACTCTCGAAGGGATTCAAGGCCTTTGGAGTCACGTCGAGACGGCATCTACCTTGCGGACAAGCAGGGAACAGCGGCCCTCCCCGGATTGGGAAGGGCCATGGACATCGCGCTCCCGGCTCTGCTCCGGAGCCACCACCGCGCTCGCGCCCAACACCCTTCACCGAGGTCTTCCCATGAAGCTCACCAACACCATTGCCCTCCTCGGCGCCTTCGTTGCCTTTGTGATCAATCCAAACTTCGGCTGCGTGTCCGGTGCCGGGCACGATTTTGGCCAGGAGGAGATGCAAGACATGGTGGTGGGGACTTGGAAACTCCGGGGAGAAGGATTCGCGATGACCTTTGCGCTGCGCCCCGCCTTGGGGCCGACGGAGCGGGCGGCTGCCCCCACCCCCTTCATTCGCGGGGCTTACGCCTGCGACAACCGGGACTTCTATCAGAGCGCCAGCGCTTGCATCGACGTTTCCACTTTTCATCTGGAGGGAGAGTTGCTCACGAGCGACGTCGAGTTCGCGAGCAACGACCTGAAAGGGACCTTTCGGATTCTGGGTCAGCGGGTGATCCCGGGTGAGCTCGAGCTGATGTTGCCGGATGGCAGCTGGATCTCCGTACCTTCTCTCGACAGCGGCTCTGCACCCGTCAACGGCACCTGGTGGCGCCAAGTGCATGCACCGGCGGATCGTGATCGCTCGGATCGAACCATCGTGATCGCCGGGATCGGCCATCATGATCACCTGGATCGGTGCTCACGATCAGCGGGATCGGCCATCATGATCACCTAGATCGGTGATCGTGATCAGCGGATGCCGCAGCGTGTCCTGCGAAGGAACACGCCGCGTCGCGGCGATGGAGTTGCTCGAAGGGGCTGCCCCCCGGCTAAAAGCCGGGGATGCCTACGGAGCGACTACCAATGAGACAAGTCAGAGAAATCCTTCGACAGAAATGGCTGCTTGGGCGGAGCCATCGCGATATCGCCCGCAGCCTCGGAATCAGCGCGGGGGCGGTAGGCGAGACCGTTCGCCGTGCCAAGGAAGCAGGCTTCACACAGTTCGCGGAGGTGGACACGCTGGCAGCAAGCGCGCTTGAAAGGCGGCTGTACCCGTCCTCTGCTGAGGCAGAGAGGCCACGCCCCGACTGTGCGTGGATCCATCGCGAGCGGCGCTATCCTGGCGTGACGCTCGAGCTTCTGCACCTCGAGTATGTCCAGGACAACCCCAATGGCTACGGGTACACGCGGTTCTGCGACATGTATCGTGCGTGGCTCAAGCAGCGTAGCTACTCGATGCGGCAGGTTCACCGCGGCGGCGAGAAGACGTTCGTTGACTACTCCGGAAAGAAGCCTTGCATTTGGGATCCGAAGACGGGCGAGCGCATCGACGTTGAGCTCTTCGTGGCGGTTGTCGGAGCTTCCAACTACACGTACGCTGAGGCGACGCCCACACAACGGGGGCCCGATTGGATTTCGAGCCACTGCCACGCGGTCCAATACTTTGGCGGTGCCACCGAGGTTGTTGTGTGCGATCAGCTTCGCTCTGGCGTCACGGCCCCTTGCCGATACGAACCCGGCATCCAGCGGACCTACGAAGAGTGGGCAGAACATTACGGAACGTCAGTCATTCCTGCTCGTCCACACCATCCCAAGGACAAGGCCAAAGTCGAGACCGCCGTGCGCGTCGCACAGCGGTGGATCCTGGCGCGTCTGCGCCACGAGAAGCACTTCTCGATCGTATCGTTGAATGAGCGCATTTGGGAACTGCTTGAGGACCTGAACAACCGGCAGATGCGGATATACAAACGCAGCCGGCGCGAGATGTTCGAGCGGCTCGATAAACCGATGCTCCGACCGCTTCCCGAACGTCCGTTCTCCTACGGCGAGTGGAAGGCCGTCAAGGTGAACATCGATTACCACGTCGAGGTGGATGGTCACTATTACTCGGTTCCCCATCAGCATGTGGGGGAACAGGTCGAGGCTCGGATGTCGGCTTTCACGGTTGAGGTTATTCGCGACGGCCATCGCATCGCCTCGCACGCAAGGAGCTTCCAGCGCGGGCGCCACACCACCGTGCCCGAGCATATGCCGGCTGCGCACCGCAAACACATGCAGTGGTCTCCTTCGCGCATTGCGAACTGGGCGGCAACGATCGGACCACAGACGCGCCTTCTGGTGGAACGAATCCTCGGCGATCGGCCCCACCCGGAGCAGGGCTATCGATCCTGCCTTGGAATTCTGCGCCTGGAGAAGCGCTACGGCGCCTCAAGGCTGGAGGCCGCATGCGCGCGGGCCGTTGCCGTGGGCGCGCGGTCCTATCGCCATGTCGATTCGATCTTGAAAAACGGCTTGGATGCTTCGCCTTTGCCTTCGCAGGAAAACTCGTCAAGCGCAGCACCTGCTGCACATTCGAATATTCGCGGACCCAACTACTACAACTGAAGGAACCACATGCTGAAGGAACAGACACTCGACAAGCTTCGCAGCCTACGTCTTGACGCTTTTGCCACGACGTGGACAGAGCAGCAGAAGAACACAGAAATCGCCAGACTGTCCTTCGACGAGAGGCTTGGATTGCTCGTCGATGCGGAATGCCTCGCGCGAGAAAACAAGCGGCTTTCGAGATTGCTGAAAG
Coding sequences within:
- a CDS encoding type II toxin-antitoxin system VapC family toxin yields the protein MLIPDVNVLIYAHRAESPEHDRYAQWLIGLARGPEPFALSDLGASGFVRIVTNPKIWEAPTDTSVAIAFIDRLRSRSHARPLTHGASSWRIFADLCAQAKARGKLVADAYHAALAIEHGCELVTCDGDFARFAGLRHRHPLARS
- the istA gene encoding IS21 family transposase, yielding MPTERLPMRQVREILRQKWLLGRSHRDIARSLGISAGAVGETVRRAKEAGFTQFAEVDTLAASALERRLYPSSAEAERPRPDCAWIHRERRYPGVTLELLHLEYVQDNPNGYGYTRFCDMYRAWLKQRSYSMRQVHRGGEKTFVDYSGKKPCIWDPKTGERIDVELFVAVVGASNYTYAEATPTQRGPDWISSHCHAVQYFGGATEVVVCDQLRSGVTAPCRYEPGIQRTYEEWAEHYGTSVIPARPHHPKDKAKVETAVRVAQRWILARLRHEKHFSIVSLNERIWELLEDLNNRQMRIYKRSRREMFERLDKPMLRPLPERPFSYGEWKAVKVNIDYHVEVDGHYYSVPHQHVGEQVEARMSAFTVEVIRDGHRIASHARSFQRGRHTTVPEHMPAAHRKHMQWSPSRIANWAATIGPQTRLLVERILGDRPHPEQGYRSCLGILRLEKRYGASRLEAACARAVAVGARSYRHVDSILKNGLDASPLPSQENSSSAAPAAHSNIRGPNYYN